Genomic DNA from Peribacillus sp. FSL H8-0477:
GCGTCACACGCCCTTGGTTTTTTGCCGTAGGATCCCCGAACTTATACGCGACATAGGCATGAGAAAATTCATGGACAGTGAAGGCAATTAATAGCACAGCCACCACATATGGAATTTCTTCTAAATTAAACGCTAAAAATCTCTCCACATGGACTCTCCCTTATTGTTTGATACGATTAGTATACAACAAATTCCTATTGAAGAAAAAAAGTTGAGCTGTCTTCCTTTTCTTGCAATTCGTTTTTTGGTATGAAACACTACTGACATACCGTATGAAAGGAGGACGCTGCATGCCCTATGTAACTGTAAAAATGCTTGAAGGACGTACAGAGGAACAAAAGAAAGCCTTAGTAGAAAAAGTAACTTTGGCTGTATCTGAAACAACAGGTGCCCCTTCTGAAAACATCACGATTTTCATTGAAGAAATGTCAAAAAACCATTATGCCCAAAATGGCGTACGATTCAGCGATAAGTAACTACATAAAGGAAAAGCTAAGCTTATAACAGCTTAGCTTTTCCTTTTAGGGAGTCAATATATTGATATGCCTCGTCAATCTCCTCTATGCTATATCTCTGCTTACTCTTGAGTGTAAAAATCTTTTCCGCTACTTCTTCCTTCGCCAATGTCTCAAAGTACAACACCGTTGAAACCAGTTCCAAAAAGCGAGCATTTTTTTCATTCATGTCAAGCAGACAATCATCAAGCTTCGGCATGTCGATTTCGTGCATGTTCATAAATCCTTTTCCCGTTTCGGTAATAGAATAGCAGTATTGGTAATAGCCTGCTTTCTTTTCCTTCACTTCATGTAAATATCCCATATTACATAGTTCTTCAATTCGCAGTGTCAGCTCTTCTGAATAAGGACCATAGAAATGGAACTCAAATTTTTCTTGAAAAGGAAATGACAGCTTTTTAGCGATATATATAATCTTCTGCAGCTTCTTCCTGCCTGCAATCTCACCAGCCGCCGCAATGGCATTCATAATTCTAGCGTGCTCCTTGAACAAAGGAAAATCACTCCTCACACAATATTTCCATCAAACTACTTTTTTTCATCTGCCATCTCAAGCAGCCGGCGAATTTGTTGTTTCACGTTTTTATTTGTCGATTCGTCGCGCAAAAAATCTGCAGGATAATATAATTTATGATCGGTCCGACGTTTGCCTGAAATCGCTTCGACAATTTCTGATTCTCGTGAAAGCTCACGAATTTCTCCATTGTTTTTCAATAGATGAATCGGCAGACGTTCTTCTTCCTCACCTGGCCGATAGAAATCATACGGCAAATCCGAGGAAGAGTCTACAACCAAATAATAGTCAGGATCAATCCCTGCCTTTTTAAACAGCTTTGTTAGTTCAATCAACTTATTCATTTGCTCATTGGAAGGATGAAACTCCGTATATTTAAACAGACGGCGATTCATAAACCGATTGCAAAGGTCACTTAGTATTTCATCGCGTTCATGTTCCCAGTTTGCAAAATAATATAACATCACCGCTTCATCCATTTTCAAATAATCTTTCAAGGTAACATCACCTTTGAAAAGTGAGTGAAAATGAACTGGGTCTTGCTCGAAATGATAGCCCGTCTCAAATAAATACTTAGCTCGATGCAGCACCTTAGTTAATATCACTTCGGCACTCCGGGTTACCGGGTGAAAATAGACTTGCCAATACATTTGATAGCGGCTCATGATGTAATCTTCTACGGCATGCATGCCGCTTTGCTTGATGACAGCTTGATCCTCACGAGGTCTCATAACGCGCATAATTCGTTCCATGTCAAAATGGCCGTAGCTGACCCCGGTAAAATATGCGTCACGCTGTAGATAATCCATCCGGTCTGCATCAATCTGACTCGATATCAGGCTGACGACGAGTTTACCGCTATAGGTTTTGGCAATGACTTCGGCTACTTTCTTGGGAAAGTCATCACCAACATGCTTAAGTACAGTATTCACTTCAGTATCACCAAGAATAATCTTCCTGGTGAATAACTCATGATCAAGGTCAAATACCTTTTCAAATGAGTGAGAAAATGGACCATGTCCTAAATCATGAAGCAATGCTGCACACAATGATAACAGACGCTCTTCTGGATTCCACTCTGGTCTGCCTTCAAAAACATCATCAATGATTCTGCGGACAATCTCATAAACGCCTAACGAATGACTTAATCGACTGTGCTCCGCACCATGAAAAGTCAAATACGTCGTCCCTAGCTGTTTTACCCGGCGAAGGCGTTGAAATTCTTTTGTCCCAATTAGATCCCATATTACCCGGTCACGCACGTGAATATAGCGATGAACCGGGTCTTTAAATACTTTCTCTTCGCTTAACTTTTCACCGGAATATTCCATGGCCTACCCTCTTTTTTATAGTCTGATACTTTTTAGTATAGCTCGTTCTCGACAGGATTCCTACCTGTCAGTTTTGGTAAAAATGATGTCATATCGTATGAAGTCCTGTTGTTTCAACATTTTTATTGTCGAAAATATTTTTCTTATCTTATTGTGTCTATATTTTTAGTAAAAACACATTCTGCACTTCTTACATACCACTCTAAAGAGATGAAAAACCTTGCTGTTCACTTTAAAAAACTAGTATCCTTCCAAGTTTTTGGTATAAAAAGTCTAACATCTGGCGACAATGAAGACTAGAACAACATATATAATCTAAAGTCATGACAAATAATTTACAAGAAAGTATAAATTACCAGAAAAGGAGTAGATATTATGAAAGTTCGTCAAGATGCATGGACCGAAGAAGATGATTTATTACTAGCTGAAACCGTTCTCCGGCATGTTCGGGAAGGAAGCACACAATTAAATGCCTTTGAAGAAGTAGGAGATAAATTAAACCGTACGTCTGCCGCTTGTGGATTCCGCTGGAATGCCGTTGTCCGTCATACTTATGACAAGGCACTGTCTCTAGCAAAAAAACAACGGAAGCAACGGAAACGGATACTAGGAAAGGACCTTGGAGGCAAGAAACGTTTACTATATACCCCTCCAACACCAACCATATCCGATATAACTATTCCAGCCAATCAATCTGTTGAAGAGGACATAGAAACTAGTATTCATTTAGATACAGAGGTTGAAACTCCATATATACCAATGGAATATGTAGAAAAAGAACAATCACACACTCAGAATCTTTCACTTGATGCTGTAATTACTTATTTAAAATCTATGAATGGTACCAGCCTTCAGCTTGAAGTATTACGTACCGAAAATGAGAGACTGAAATATGAATTAAACGATGTAAGAAAACGGAATCAGGAGCTTGAAAGAAAAGTAAATCACTTAGAGCAAGATACGGGACTGATTCAAGAAGATTATGAAACACTAATGAAAATTATGAACCGCGCTCGTAAACTCGTCTTATTAGAAGAAGATGACCGGCCGGCAACAAAATTTAAGATGGACAGAAATGGTAATTTAGAAAAAGTTGCCGAGTAACGCTTGTTAAATGGAGGCTCGCCTTCATCTAGGGAGAGAGAGCAGGCAGCAGCCTGTCTAATAGATTATAAAAAAATCTGGTCAGTTCCTTACGGAAGCACCAGATTTTTTTACTTATTCATCTATCTTTTGAAACACCTTATCATTTCGTTCTACCACTCGTTCTAGATACGCTTCATACTGCGGCCATTCATCTGCCTCAAGCTGTGAAGATGTTAGTTGACCTGCAGACTGCTTAAGTACTTGCAGCAATCTCAACATCACATCAGCTACTGACGAACTGCCAAGCAATTCATCGAGTGATGCCATCACCTCTGGTTGAATGTCTGGATACGTAACCTTCGTTTCATGTGTGCCTTTAGCTGCATCATAAAATCCTTTTACTAAGCTCGCACGTTCTGAACCGCTGCCGGAAACACAAAGATAGATTTGTACCGCTACCCCATTACGAATGCGGCGCTGAGAGATTCCAGCAAACTTTTTTCCGCCAATACTTAAATCATAACTTCCAGGACAGTAGGAACCGGTTATTTCCATTGCTTCAATATCTAGTGGAAATTCAGCAAACATCTTTCTAACAAGCTCGAGCATCGTTTCATAACCACGATTAATTTCAATCCGATGATCTCCCTCTGGAAAGACGAGTGAAATATTCAACACACCCGTATCAAGGACTACAGCAAGTCCGCCTGAATTTCTCACAATGACTGAGTATCCTTGTTCAGTAAGGTACTCTATTCCCTTTTTTAACAATGGCAATCTCGTATCTTGAATACCCAAAACAATCGTTTTATCATGGACCCACGTTCGTGCAGCTGCTGGCGAATTTCCACTTCCAACAGAAGCACATAAAGTATCATCGACCGCAAAGGAATTTAGTGCTGACATCCCAAGTCCAATCGATGACTGATCAATAATCCGCCATACAGGCTGAACCAATAACGAACCTGCTTCATTCATAGTTACGCTTCCTTTATGTTCAAAATTCATTCCTGCCCATTATACCATGTTGCTACCTTAACTCCGAAGGGCTTGAGCAGCAGTTATGATGGCTAATTTATAGACGTCTTCCTCATTACATCCGCGCGATAAATCGTTGACTGGACGATTGAGACCTTGAAGGATCGGACCTACTGCTTCAAAATTTCCTAATCGCTGTGCAATTTTATAGCCGATATTCCCAGATTCCAAGCTCGGGAAAACAAATACATTCGCATCCCCTTGAATTAATGAACCTGGTGCTTTTTTCGCAGCTACAGATGGAATAAATGCTGCATCAAATTGAAACTCTCCGTCGACGATAAGAGTGGGATCTAATTCTTGTGCCAGTTGAACAGCCTCTGATACCCGTTCTGTTTCCGGAGAATGTGCGGAACCCTTTGTTGAGAAGCTTAGCATCGCAACTTTTGGCTCAATATCAAACATCCTCGCCGTTTTAGCACTTTCTACTGCTATCTCTGCAAGGTCTTTATTGTCCGGAGCTATATTGATGGCACAGTCACCAAACACATACTTTTCCTCACCGCGCACCATGATAAATGCCCCTGACGTCTTGGCTACGCCTTCCTTGGTGCGGATAATTTGCAGCGCTGGACGCACGGTATCAGAAGTAGAATGCGCTGCACCACTT
This window encodes:
- a CDS encoding 2-hydroxymuconate tautomerase; this translates as MPYVTVKMLEGRTEEQKKALVEKVTLAVSETTGAPSENITIFIEEMSKNHYAQNGVRFSDK
- a CDS encoding YwgA family protein, whose translation is MFKEHARIMNAIAAAGEIAGRKKLQKIIYIAKKLSFPFQEKFEFHFYGPYSEELTLRIEELCNMGYLHEVKEKKAGYYQYCYSITETGKGFMNMHEIDMPKLDDCLLDMNEKNARFLELVSTVLYFETLAKEEVAEKIFTLKSKQRYSIEEIDEAYQYIDSLKGKAKLL
- a CDS encoding HD domain-containing protein: MEYSGEKLSEEKVFKDPVHRYIHVRDRVIWDLIGTKEFQRLRRVKQLGTTYLTFHGAEHSRLSHSLGVYEIVRRIIDDVFEGRPEWNPEERLLSLCAALLHDLGHGPFSHSFEKVFDLDHELFTRKIILGDTEVNTVLKHVGDDFPKKVAEVIAKTYSGKLVVSLISSQIDADRMDYLQRDAYFTGVSYGHFDMERIMRVMRPREDQAVIKQSGMHAVEDYIMSRYQMYWQVYFHPVTRSAEVILTKVLHRAKYLFETGYHFEQDPVHFHSLFKGDVTLKDYLKMDEAVMLYYFANWEHERDEILSDLCNRFMNRRLFKYTEFHPSNEQMNKLIELTKLFKKAGIDPDYYLVVDSSSDLPYDFYRPGEEEERLPIHLLKNNGEIRELSRESEIVEAISGKRRTDHKLYYPADFLRDESTNKNVKQQIRRLLEMADEKK
- a CDS encoding RsfA family transcriptional regulator codes for the protein MKVRQDAWTEEDDLLLAETVLRHVREGSTQLNAFEEVGDKLNRTSAACGFRWNAVVRHTYDKALSLAKKQRKQRKRILGKDLGGKKRLLYTPPTPTISDITIPANQSVEEDIETSIHLDTEVETPYIPMEYVEKEQSHTQNLSLDAVITYLKSMNGTSLQLEVLRTENERLKYELNDVRKRNQELERKVNHLEQDTGLIQEDYETLMKIMNRARKLVLLEEDDRPATKFKMDRNGNLEKVAE
- a CDS encoding lipoate--protein ligase family protein, with the translated sequence MNEAGSLLVQPVWRIIDQSSIGLGMSALNSFAVDDTLCASVGSGNSPAAARTWVHDKTIVLGIQDTRLPLLKKGIEYLTEQGYSVIVRNSGGLAVVLDTGVLNISLVFPEGDHRIEINRGYETMLELVRKMFAEFPLDIEAMEITGSYCPGSYDLSIGGKKFAGISQRRIRNGVAVQIYLCVSGSGSERASLVKGFYDAAKGTHETKVTYPDIQPEVMASLDELLGSSSVADVMLRLLQVLKQSAGQLTSSQLEADEWPQYEAYLERVVERNDKVFQKIDE
- the pta gene encoding phosphate acetyltransferase, whose protein sequence is MVDIFDTLKAKISGNNLRIVFPEGLDERVLTAAARLAEEKLLTPVLIGNIEQIQDKAKHLGVSLEAAEIYDPQHYILMDELAASFVEARRGKASDAEARNILLDENYFGTMLVHTNKADGLVSGAAHSTSDTVRPALQIIRTKEGVAKTSGAFIMVRGEEKYVFGDCAINIAPDNKDLAEIAVESAKTARMFDIEPKVAMLSFSTKGSAHSPETERVSEAVQLAQELDPTLIVDGEFQFDAAFIPSVAAKKAPGSLIQGDANVFVFPSLESGNIGYKIAQRLGNFEAVGPILQGLNRPVNDLSRGCNEEDVYKLAIITAAQALRS